One window from the genome of Sebastes umbrosus isolate fSebUmb1 chromosome 12, fSebUmb1.pri, whole genome shotgun sequence encodes:
- the LOC119498598 gene encoding zinc finger protein 572-like, with product MLSSSVALRAQISSIIDVLSKAAVAEIAKVVEDGMVVLRLEMCQRENEIKKLKSNIEVLHNELRSLQDSETLRPDHQGRDDSQSDVGDERTSLEKGPADKDQNSRSRPEMQVKCEPVEEGTQGARGQRDQLGEQPTAFERDSAQWRPTTQTPTGRINSDYLNLGQNSLSCLPESRLDTGLAAPCGSSAGFQHSPFSRGLLGYGQYRNSYNQVRRRTVKRLMFKKGYICPYCGKYFERAGHLERHKRIHTGEKPYRCEICGRRFNQKCSLKEHTKIHRRCIQPRPLELKVGEQKHVPEVTLCTDALHPEEEGLVKAEDVLPKNEDILTTPVHVKSEPAEENIAPPLFHGGNEQAREGGDDRSENFPTFERDNQQWMSRLQGQNNTDISSTEYLGSSAQSLASFPGIAQLMPPPVEASCSTFSFPGKPYGELKNSMISQTPYGSSDTLMMSSEGGLHGMALNHHHHSVSRSFQVIKPKKCFGCSYCGKVFERAGHLERHLRIHTGEKPYGCHICGRCFNQKSSLKGHMKTHRNGENTDVLEAHHLMFTMPDSQPLKNLAEHKTGLAALEEQLLGTSYSEAVGEQTVMVKLEPRGEGFHTLSQAGTDNGTDQSQLWTPGTEKSGDTEETVCVLLHDVKYHLSPAAGAANEQQGYTSPIRDLPFLDDKEKEEMMHSDEYSMLGMQPRSSDMTLAPELQDQHVAPELAVNEFTAVSDRTHEGGVFEFNMTASGNHVDNCGGEDAAARQNCFICSTCGQSFDSFTSFQRHQCQNIPEQSFSCEICGKVFNQMSILKLHLKLHVE from the exons ATGCTGAGCAGCAGCGTCGCTCTGCGGGCTCAGATTAGCTCCATCATCGATGTCTTGTCCAAAGCAGCCGTGGCAGAAATCGCCAAAGTTGTGGAGGACGGCATGGTGGTGCTGCGGCTGGAGATGTGTCAGCGAGAAAACGAGATCAAGAAGCTGAAGAGCAACATCGAGGTTCTGCACAACGAGCTGAGATCACTGCAGGACAGCGAGACCCTGCGACCAGACCACCAGGGGAGAGATG ACAGTCAGAGTGACGTTGGTGATGAGAGGACCTCGCTTGAAAAGGGGCCCGCCGATAAGGACCAGAACAGTCGGTCCAGACCTGAGATGCAGGTGAAATGTGAACCTGTGGAAGAAGGAACTCAAGGGGCCCGAGGACAACGTGACCAGCTGGGAGAACAACCGACCGCGTTTGAAAGGGACAGTGCGCAGTGGAGACCGACAACGCAAACTCCGACAGGACGCATCAACTCAGATTATTTAAATTTAGGGCAGAACTCCTTGTCGTGTCTCCCCGAATCTCGTCTGGACACGGGACTGGCTGCGCCCTGCGGCAGCTCCGCCGGGTTTCAGCACAGCCCGTTCAGCCGCGGGCTGCTGGGGTACGGTCAGTATCGCAACTCGTACAACCAGGTGCGGAGGAGGACGGTGAAGAGGTTGATGTTTAAGAAAGGCTACATCTGTCCGTACTGCGGTAAATATTTTGAGCGTGCCGGCCACCTGGAGAGACATAAGAGGATTCACACCGGTGAGAAACCGTACCGCTGCGAGATATGTGGGAGACGGTTCAATCAGAAATGCAGCCTGAAGGAGCACACGAAGATTCACAGAAGAT GTATTCAGCCCAGACCACTTGAGCTCAAGGTGGGGGAACAGAAGCATGTTCCCGAGGTGACTCTATGTACCGATGCTCTTCACCCTGAGGAAGAGGGCCTGGTAAAAGCTGAGGATGTCCTACCTAAGAATGAGGACATTCTCACAACGCCTGTGCACGTCAAATCTGAGCCTGCAGAGGAGAATATAGCACCGCCGCTGTTTCACGGAGGAAACGAGCAGGCGAGGGAAGGAGGAGACGACCGCAGTGAGAACTTCCCAACATTTGAGAGGGACAACCAGCAGTGGATGTCCAGACTACAaggacaaaacaacacagacatCAGCAGTACAGAGTATCTCGGTAGCTCGGCGCAGAGCTTGGCGTCCTTCCCGGGGATAGCTCAGTTAATGCCGCCCCCGGTCGAGGCGTCTTGTAGCACATTCTCCTTTCCAGGGAAACCATATGGGGAACTCAAAAACAGCATGATCTCCCAAACGCCTTATGGATCCTCAGACACACTTATGATGTCGAGTGAAGGAGGCTTGCACGGTATGGCGCTgaatcaccaccaccacagtgTAAGCAGGTCTTTCCAGGTGATCAAACCAAAGAAATGCTTCGGCTGCTCGTACTGTGGCAAGGTCTTTGAGCGCGCCGGCCACCTGGAAAGACATTTACGAATTCATACCGGGGAGAAGCCGTACGGCTGCCATATCTGCGGGAGGTGCTTCAATCAGAAGAGTAGCCTCAAGGGCCACATGAAGACGCACAGAAATG GGGAGAACACGGACGTGCTGGAGGCACATCACTTGATGTTTACAATGCCTGACAGTCAACCGTTGAAGAACCTGGCAGAACACAAGACTGGACTGGCAGCTTTAGAGGAACAGCTACTGGGCACCTCGTACAGCGAGGCAGTCGGTGAGCAAACAGTGATGGTGAAGCTGGAGCCAAGAGGGGAGGGTTTTCACACTCTAAGTCAGGCGGGGACTGACAACGGCACAGACCAAAGTCAGCTGTGGACACCTGGGACAGAGAAGAGCGGTGATACTGAGGAAACTGTCTGTGTACTTTTACATGACGTCAAGTATCACCTCAGTCCTGCTGCCGGAGCCGCCAATGAGCAGCAGGGATACACATCACCAATAAGAGATCTGCCTTTTCTAGacgacaaagaaaaggaagaaatgaTGCACAGTGATGAGTATTCAATGTTGGGAATGCAACCGAGAAGCTCCGATATGACTCTCGCACCTGAGCTGCAGGATCAACATGTTGCACCGGAGCTGGCGGTGAATGAGTTCACAGCAGTGAGCGACAGGACTCACGAGGGAGGCGTGTTTGAATTTAATATGACCGCCTCAGGCAACCATGTGGACAACTGTGGCGGGGAGGACGCCGCCGCCAGGCAAAATTGCTTTATATGCTCAACTTGCGGGCAAAGCTTTGATAGTTTCACTTCATTTCAGAGGCACCAGTGTCAAAATATCCCAGAGCAATCCTTCAGCTGTGAGATATGTGGTAAGGTCTTTAATCAGATGAGCATCCTGAAATTGCACCTTAAACTGCACGTAGAATAA
- the LOC119498600 gene encoding zinc finger protein 568-like: MSFSSSFGTQLSAIMEVLAKAAVAEITKLVEDGSVVLRLEMCRKDSEIQELKRSLKIMEVELCNAQEAAAKTRATEDKQEQTASGNQVDGKDEKEDQGTCAVYLEPKSSHSLCEPGHGAEENHDVRPAVKHEPAEELATQETTDNPDICFEAGERDDLMWPPPACRMFEKSSVTMQQQHVQVFPPHAEQYAAHRNTESSYNSSSTAAEETAGDSLSVPIKVEVEIRPMCMGSTASESAHNEQFRRAPHAAVSQDQCLQSAPQQAGPLLAPPHAQRSTAPTLGSNMDVHILNRNNLRAKRLMNVWKANQRQFICSICNRGFPRMSQLEEHKASHQLFKPFKCLECGKSFTQKTRLKTHQSVHTGERPYSCKICGKMFSRQDNCLRHERFHSGVKPYSCGQCGKSFTVLGNLKIHQEIHLQGR, from the exons ATGTCTTTCTCCTCCTCGTTCGGTACGCAGCTCTCCGCCATCATGGAAGTGTTAGCGAAGGCTGCGGTGGCCGAGATAACGAAGCTGGTGGAGGACGGGTCGGTGGTGCTGCGGCTGGAGATGTGTCGCAAAGACAGCGAGATCCAGGAGCTCAAGAGAAGTTTGAAGATAATGGAGGTTGAACTCTGCAACGCTCAAGAAGCAGCAGCCAAGACCCGAGCGACGGAGGACAAACAGGAGCAGACTGCATCCGGGAATCAGGTCGACGGAAAAG ATGAAAAAGAAGATCAGGGAACATGTGCAGTGTATCTGGAACCAAAGTCTTCTCATTCGCTGTGCGAGCCCGGACACGGAGCAGAGGAGAACCATGACGTGAGGCCAGCGGTGAAACACGAGCCTGCGGAGGAACTCGCCACCCAGGAAACAACAGACAACCCTGACATTTGCTTTGAGGCGGGAGAGCGAGATGACCTGATGTGGCCTCCTCCTGCTTGCAGAATGTTTGAGAAAAGCTCTGTTacaatgcagcagcagcacgtaCAGGTTTTCCCCCCTCACGCTGAGCAATATGCTGCTCATAGAAATACAGAAAGCTCCTATAACTCTTCATCAACCGCAGCAGAGGAAACTGCAGGTGATTCCTTAAGTGTGCCAATAAAAGTAGAGGTAGAGATTCGACCTATGTGCATGGGAAGCACCGCTTCAGAGTCTGCTCATAACGAACAGTTCCGACGTGCTCCACACGCTGCGGTCAGTCAGGATCAGTGCTTGCAGTCTGCTCCGCAACAGGCCGGGCCATTGCTAGCCCCGCCTCACGCACAGAGGTCCACAGCACCTACATTAGGGTCAAACATGGACGTTCACATCCTAAACAGAAACAACCTGAGAGCAAAAAGGCTAATGAATGTTTGGAAAGCGAATCAGAGACAGTTCATCTGCTCGATCTGCAACAGGGGTTTCCCTCGCATGTCTCAGCTGGAGGAGCACAAGGCCTCCCACCAGCTCTTTAAACCTTTCAAGTGCCTCGAATGCGGGAAATCTTTCACCCAGAAGACCCGTCTGAAGACGCACCAAAGTGTGCACACGGGGGAGAGGCCGTACAGTTGCAAAATCTGCGGCAAGATGTTTTCGAGGCAGGACAACTGCCTGAGGCACGAGCGGTTCCACAGCGGGGTGAAGCCGTACAGCTGTGGACAGTGTGGTAAAAGCTTCACCGTGCTGGGTAACCTCAAAATACACCAGGAGATTCACCTGCAAGGTAGATAG